A window from Neoarius graeffei isolate fNeoGra1 chromosome 14, fNeoGra1.pri, whole genome shotgun sequence encodes these proteins:
- the zdhhc6 gene encoding palmitoyltransferase ZDHHC6 isoform X1, whose amino-acid sequence MNVISTLIVFDNLHEVRRLCHWGPIIALTVIAVCSSMAILDSVIWYWPLDTTSGSINFIMLINWTVLILYNYFNAMFVGPGYIPLGWKPENQQDTMYLQFCRVCEGYKAPRSHHCRKCNRCVMKMDHHCPWINNCCGHLNHAYFTTFLLLAPLGCIHAALIFIMTMYSQLNDRISFGWSSVKIDMSAARRVHHPIMLFSISAFAANLFALGLALGTTIAVGMLFFIQMKVILRNTTSIEVWIEEKAKDRIQYYQTGEEFIFPYDLGSRWENFKQVFTWSGTPEGDGIEWPINDKCHQHTLTIEQLKQKADKRVRSVQYRVVEDYNGAWCPLGKGVNTFFRSPCTEEPRIKLTKGETIFATRGTKWWMYGDKVLDEEQAKAGLRVRGWFPRRCVEKCHYDSANNTPACEEKKDK is encoded by the exons ATGAACGTTATATCCACCTTGATAGTATTTGACAACCTCCATGAGGTTAGGAGGCTTTGTCACTGGGGTCCGATCATTGCACTTACTGTCATTGCTGTGTGCTCGTCCATGGCCATACTCGACTCTGTTATCTGGTATTGGCCCTTGGACACTACGAGTGGCAGCATTAACTTCATTATGCTCATCAACTGGACTGTCCTCATTCTCTACAACTATTTCAATGCCATGTTTGTGGGTCCTGGATATATTCCTTTAGGATGGAAACCG GAAAATCAGCAAGACACTATGTACTTACAGTTCTGTAGAGTGTGTGAAGGTTATAAAGCCCCAAGATCTCACCACTGCAGAAAGTGTAACAG GTGTGTGATGAAGATGGATCATCATTGTCCCTGGATCAACAACTGCTGTGGACATCTGAATCATGCCTACTTTACCACTTTCCTCCTCCTCGCCCCGCTGGGTTGCATTCACGCAGCTCTGATTTTCATCATGACAATGTACTCTCAGTTAAATGACCGG ATCTCTTTCGGTTGGAGCTCAGTGAAGATAGACATGAGTGCTGCGCGACGTGTCCACCATCCCATAATGCTATTCAGCATATCAGCGTTTGCAGCCAATCTGTTTGCTCTAGGATTGGCATTGGGCACTACCATTGCTGTCGGCATGCTGTTTTTTATTCAG atgaAAGTGATTCTGCGAAACACAACCTCAATTGAAGTATGGATTGAGGAGAAA GCCAAAGACAGAATCCAATATTACCAAACAGGAGAGGAGTTTATCTTCCCGTATGACCTGGGCAGTCGCTGGGAAAACTTTAAGCAGGTGTTCACCTGGTCTGGCACCCCAGAAGGAGATGGCATCGAATGGCCCATAAATGACAAATGTCACCAGCATACGCTAACT attgagCAACTGAAGCAGAAAGCGGACAAGCGTGTGAGAAGT GTGCAGTACAGGGTTGTGGAGGACTACAACGGAGCATGGTGTCCACTAGGAAAGGGAGTAAACACGTTCTTCCGGTCACCCTGCACTGAAGAACCCAGGATCAAACTCACTAAAGGGGAAACCATCTTTGCCACAAGAGGAACCAA GTGGTGGATGTACGGGGACAAAGTTTTGGATGAGGAACAGGCCAAag CTGGACTCCGTGTTAGAGGGTGGTTTCCACGCCGCTGTGTGGAAAAGTGCCACTATGACTCAGCGAATAACACACCAGCATGCGAAGAAAAGAAAGACAAATAA
- the zdhhc6 gene encoding palmitoyltransferase ZDHHC6 isoform X2 gives MNVISTLIVFDNLHEVRRLCHWGPIIALTVIAVCSSMAILDSVIWYWPLDTTSGSINFIMLINWTVLILYNYFNAMFVGPGYIPLGWKPFCRVCEGYKAPRSHHCRKCNRCVMKMDHHCPWINNCCGHLNHAYFTTFLLLAPLGCIHAALIFIMTMYSQLNDRISFGWSSVKIDMSAARRVHHPIMLFSISAFAANLFALGLALGTTIAVGMLFFIQMKVILRNTTSIEVWIEEKAKDRIQYYQTGEEFIFPYDLGSRWENFKQVFTWSGTPEGDGIEWPINDKCHQHTLTIEQLKQKADKRVRSVQYRVVEDYNGAWCPLGKGVNTFFRSPCTEEPRIKLTKGETIFATRGTKWWMYGDKVLDEEQAKAGLRVRGWFPRRCVEKCHYDSANNTPACEEKKDK, from the exons ATGAACGTTATATCCACCTTGATAGTATTTGACAACCTCCATGAGGTTAGGAGGCTTTGTCACTGGGGTCCGATCATTGCACTTACTGTCATTGCTGTGTGCTCGTCCATGGCCATACTCGACTCTGTTATCTGGTATTGGCCCTTGGACACTACGAGTGGCAGCATTAACTTCATTATGCTCATCAACTGGACTGTCCTCATTCTCTACAACTATTTCAATGCCATGTTTGTGGGTCCTGGATATATTCCTTTAGGATGGAAACCG TTCTGTAGAGTGTGTGAAGGTTATAAAGCCCCAAGATCTCACCACTGCAGAAAGTGTAACAG GTGTGTGATGAAGATGGATCATCATTGTCCCTGGATCAACAACTGCTGTGGACATCTGAATCATGCCTACTTTACCACTTTCCTCCTCCTCGCCCCGCTGGGTTGCATTCACGCAGCTCTGATTTTCATCATGACAATGTACTCTCAGTTAAATGACCGG ATCTCTTTCGGTTGGAGCTCAGTGAAGATAGACATGAGTGCTGCGCGACGTGTCCACCATCCCATAATGCTATTCAGCATATCAGCGTTTGCAGCCAATCTGTTTGCTCTAGGATTGGCATTGGGCACTACCATTGCTGTCGGCATGCTGTTTTTTATTCAG atgaAAGTGATTCTGCGAAACACAACCTCAATTGAAGTATGGATTGAGGAGAAA GCCAAAGACAGAATCCAATATTACCAAACAGGAGAGGAGTTTATCTTCCCGTATGACCTGGGCAGTCGCTGGGAAAACTTTAAGCAGGTGTTCACCTGGTCTGGCACCCCAGAAGGAGATGGCATCGAATGGCCCATAAATGACAAATGTCACCAGCATACGCTAACT attgagCAACTGAAGCAGAAAGCGGACAAGCGTGTGAGAAGT GTGCAGTACAGGGTTGTGGAGGACTACAACGGAGCATGGTGTCCACTAGGAAAGGGAGTAAACACGTTCTTCCGGTCACCCTGCACTGAAGAACCCAGGATCAAACTCACTAAAGGGGAAACCATCTTTGCCACAAGAGGAACCAA GTGGTGGATGTACGGGGACAAAGTTTTGGATGAGGAACAGGCCAAag CTGGACTCCGTGTTAGAGGGTGGTTTCCACGCCGCTGTGTGGAAAAGTGCCACTATGACTCAGCGAATAACACACCAGCATGCGAAGAAAAGAAAGACAAATAA